In Streptococcus uberis, a single window of DNA contains:
- the trpS gene encoding tryptophan--tRNA ligase yields the protein MSKPVILTGDRPTGKLHLGHYVGSLKNRVILQNEEKYKMFVFLADQQALTDHAKESEKIQESIGNVALDYLSVGLDPSKSTIFIQSQIPELAELTMYYMNLVSLARLERNPTVKTEIAQKGFGESIPSGFLVYPISQAADITAFKANFVPVGNDQKPMIEQTREIVRSFNNTYKTSCLIEPEGIYPENERAGRLPGLDGNAKMSKSLGNGIYLSDDFDTVRKKVMSMYTDPNHIRVEDPGQIEGNMVFYYLDIFGKDEDLETIQLMKEQYQSGGLGDVKTKKYLLEVLERELSPIRKRRLEYAKDMGEVFNMLKKGSCSAREVASQTLSEVKAAMGINYF from the coding sequence ATGTCAAAACCCGTTATTTTAACAGGAGATAGACCAACTGGTAAATTACATCTTGGTCATTATGTTGGAAGTTTAAAAAATCGTGTTATCTTGCAAAATGAAGAAAAGTATAAAATGTTTGTTTTTTTAGCTGATCAACAAGCTTTAACAGATCATGCAAAAGAATCTGAAAAAATCCAGGAATCCATTGGAAATGTAGCATTGGATTATTTATCTGTAGGTTTGGATCCTTCTAAATCAACTATCTTTATTCAAAGCCAAATTCCAGAACTAGCTGAATTAACCATGTACTACATGAATTTAGTTTCGCTCGCACGTCTTGAACGGAATCCTACTGTCAAAACAGAAATTGCTCAAAAAGGTTTTGGTGAAAGTATTCCAAGTGGTTTTTTAGTATATCCAATTTCTCAAGCCGCAGATATTACTGCTTTTAAAGCAAATTTTGTACCAGTTGGTAACGATCAGAAACCTATGATTGAACAAACAAGAGAAATAGTTAGAAGTTTTAACAACACCTATAAGACATCATGTTTAATTGAACCAGAAGGTATTTATCCAGAAAATGAGAGAGCCGGTCGCTTACCTGGTTTGGATGGCAATGCTAAAATGTCTAAATCGTTAGGAAATGGAATATATTTATCTGATGATTTCGATACCGTCAGAAAAAAAGTTATGAGTATGTATACTGACCCTAATCATATTCGTGTAGAGGACCCTGGACAAATCGAAGGGAATATGGTTTTCTATTATTTAGATATTTTTGGTAAAGATGAAGATTTAGAAACTATCCAATTAATGAAAGAGCAATATCAAAGCGGTGGTTTAGGAGATGTAAAAACTAAAAAATACCTTTTGGAAGTTCTGGAACGAGAGCTATCACCAATAAGGAAACGTCGTTTAGAGTATGCTAAAGATATGGGCGAAGTTTTTAATATGTTGAAAAAAGGTAGCTGTTCTGCGCGTGAAGTTGCTTCTCAAACATTATCAGAAGTTAAGGCAGCAATGGGAATTAATTACTTTTAA
- a CDS encoding YitT family protein, translating to MKNRIIDILYVTLGSFITAIGFNTMFVHNNIASGGMVGISVVVKELFGISPSLFLMVSNIPLLILCYFFLGKPTFIKTLYGSWIYPIAIRLTNFLPTLTHNQLLASIFGGIIVGIGIGLVFWGNSSTGGTGILTQILHKYSPLTLGVSMTIIDGISVLMGFMALSADDVMYSTIGLFVVGYVITIMENGFDSSKNVMIISKEFQIIKDYITKEMDRGVTKIPIRGGYTTSDKIMLMAVVSTYELPSLQEKILEIDDTAFVVVMPASQVVGRGFSVTKHYKREDEDVLLPM from the coding sequence ATGAAAAATAGGATAATTGATATCCTATATGTGACACTGGGATCTTTTATCACAGCAATTGGATTTAATACAATGTTTGTACATAATAATATTGCCTCTGGTGGTATGGTAGGAATTTCAGTCGTTGTAAAAGAATTATTTGGCATTAGTCCATCCCTCTTTTTAATGGTTAGCAACATTCCGTTATTAATTTTATGTTATTTCTTTTTAGGTAAACCAACTTTCATAAAAACGCTTTATGGTTCATGGATTTATCCCATAGCAATTAGATTAACAAATTTTTTACCAACTTTAACACATAATCAATTACTTGCTTCTATTTTCGGAGGAATTATTGTTGGAATAGGAATTGGTCTAGTGTTCTGGGGAAATTCTTCTACGGGTGGAACAGGTATTTTAACTCAAATTTTACATAAATATTCGCCATTGACACTAGGAGTTTCTATGACAATAATTGATGGTATTAGTGTTCTAATGGGCTTTATGGCACTATCAGCCGATGATGTTATGTACTCTACTATTGGTTTGTTTGTTGTGGGTTATGTCATAACAATCATGGAAAATGGTTTTGATTCCTCTAAGAATGTCATGATAATCTCAAAAGAATTCCAAATTATTAAAGATTATATTACTAAGGAAATGGACAGAGGGGTAACAAAAATTCCAATTCGAGGTGGGTATACAACTTCGGATAAAATTATGTTAATGGCCGTAGTTTCAACTTATGAACTTCCTAGCCTACAAGAAAAAATACTTGAAATAGATGATACCGCATTTGTTGTAGTCATGCCTGCTTCTCAAGTCGTTGGTCGTGGGTTCAGCGTTACAAAACACTATAAACGTGAAGATGAAGATGTCCTATTGCCTATGTAG
- a CDS encoding ATP-binding cassette domain-containing protein: MLTVSDVSLRFSDRKLFDEVNIKFTSGNTYGLIGANGAGKSTFLKILAGDIEPTTGHISLGQDERLSVLRQNHFDYEDERAIDVVIMGNEQLYNIMKEKDAIYMKEDFSEEDGVRAAELEGQFAELGGWEAESEAAQLLQNLNISEDLHYQTMSELANGDKVKVLLAKALFGKPDVLLLDEPTNGLDIQSIAWLEEFLIDFENTVIVVSHDRHFLNKVCTHMADLDFGKIKLFVGNYDFWKQSSELAARLQADRNAKAEEKIKELQEFVARFSANASKSKQATSRKKMLDKIELEEIVPSSRKYPFINFKAEREMGNDFLTVENLSVTIDGEKILDNISFILRPGDKAALIGQNDIQTTALMRALMDDIEYEGTIKWGVTTSRSYLPKDNSRDFSTGETILEWLRQFAAKGEDDDTFLRGFLGRMLFSGDEVNKSVNVLSGGEKVRVMLSKLMLLKSNVLILDDPTNHLDLESISSLNDGIKDFKESVIFASHDHEFIQTIANHIIVISKNGVIDRIDETYDEFLENEEVQAKVAELWK; encoded by the coding sequence TTGCTTACAGTTTCTGATGTGTCACTACGTTTTAGTGATCGTAAACTTTTCGATGAAGTCAATATCAAATTTACTTCAGGAAATACTTATGGATTAATAGGAGCAAATGGTGCCGGAAAATCCACTTTTTTAAAAATATTAGCTGGAGACATTGAACCCACAACGGGGCATATTTCTCTAGGTCAAGATGAGCGGCTTTCCGTTCTTCGTCAAAATCATTTTGATTACGAAGATGAACGAGCTATTGATGTTGTTATTATGGGAAATGAACAACTCTATAACATTATGAAAGAAAAAGATGCCATCTATATGAAAGAAGATTTTTCAGAAGAAGATGGTGTCCGAGCCGCCGAATTAGAAGGACAATTTGCAGAACTTGGCGGTTGGGAAGCTGAAAGTGAAGCGGCTCAGCTCTTACAAAATTTAAATATTTCTGAGGATCTCCATTATCAAACCATGAGCGAACTAGCAAATGGTGACAAGGTTAAGGTATTACTTGCAAAAGCTTTGTTTGGTAAACCTGATGTTTTATTATTAGACGAACCTACCAATGGACTTGATATTCAATCAATTGCATGGTTAGAAGAATTTTTAATTGATTTTGAAAATACAGTAATTGTTGTATCCCATGACCGACATTTTTTAAATAAAGTTTGTACACACATGGCTGACTTAGATTTTGGTAAAATCAAATTATTTGTTGGCAATTACGATTTTTGGAAACAATCATCTGAATTGGCTGCACGGTTACAAGCTGATCGTAATGCAAAAGCTGAAGAAAAAATTAAAGAACTTCAAGAATTTGTTGCTCGTTTCTCAGCCAATGCCTCTAAATCAAAACAAGCAACGTCTCGTAAAAAAATGCTTGATAAGATTGAATTAGAAGAAATTGTGCCATCTAGTCGTAAATACCCATTTATCAATTTTAAAGCTGAACGTGAAATGGGTAATGATTTTCTAACAGTTGAAAACCTATCTGTTACCATTGATGGTGAAAAAATTCTAGATAACATCAGTTTCATTCTAAGACCGGGTGATAAAGCGGCACTTATTGGACAAAATGATATTCAAACGACTGCATTAATGAGAGCATTAATGGATGATATTGAATATGAAGGGACGATAAAATGGGGTGTCACAACTAGTCGATCCTATCTTCCAAAAGACAATTCACGCGATTTTTCTACGGGCGAAACCATATTAGAATGGTTACGTCAATTTGCCGCAAAAGGTGAGGATGATGATACATTCTTACGTGGTTTCTTAGGAAGAATGCTTTTCTCAGGTGATGAAGTTAACAAATCTGTCAACGTTCTTTCTGGTGGAGAAAAAGTTCGCGTCATGTTATCCAAATTAATGTTATTAAAATCAAATGTTTTAATTTTGGATGATCCGACAAACCACTTAGACCTAGAATCAATCTCAAGTCTGAACGATGGAATAAAAGATTTTAAAGAATCTGTTATTTTTGCTAGTCATGATCATGAGTTTATTCAAACTATTGCTAACCACATCATTGTTATTTCAAAAAATGGTGTCATCGATCGCATTGACGAAACTTATGATGAATTCCTTGAAAATGAAGAAGTTCAAGCAAAAGTTGCTGAACTTTGGAAATAA
- a CDS encoding YfhO family protein, translating into MITKFKGLYYYLISFLLPSTIMFLVLLSKGIFWNSSKTILASDGFHQYVIFAQNLRNILHGSDSIFYTFTSGLGLNFYALMSYYLGSFLSPFYFFFNLKSMPDAIYVFTIIKFGLIGLSTFFSLQGIYSAVKKHYLIILSSSFALMSFLTSQLEINTWLDVFIIIPIVILGLHHLFNNQFILYYVSLTVLFIQNYYFGYMFSIFLVLYVLVVLVKENDWKNRIKIFIHFSVLSFLAAMSSAIMLFPTLLDLKTHGEKLTKVSTLITENTWFFDLLSKSSIGAYDTTKFNAIPMIYVGLFPLLLTCLYFTIKSINWKIKIAYVTLILFIVISYYIQPLDLFWQGMHSPNMFLHRYAWTVPLILIILSCETLNHLKELTVTNVLIVFVFLSAFIAIPYFFTERYHFLQFDLFLLSLCFLTAYAIILVSLIEFHFPLSILIVFTVIFTILEISLNSFYMISGVDNEWVFPTRKGYSENLEAISTLVDDQKKKDSSFYRTERILGQTGNDSMKYNYYGISQFSSIRNRNSSQILDRLGFKSEGTNLNLRYQNNTLIADSLFGIKYNISENNLSKYGFTKINQKNNTRLYYNQYASQLAILTDSIYKDCQFTVNTLDNQTQFINQIAGTHFQYYQEEISHLLSGATSINNRVNSHVNDSSKDTLISYQLEVSENKQLYLSLPQLTVENPDEKSVIIRVNGKIHHYTTDNSFSFFDLGYFENSQLLKIDIIFPKQKTVSFDLPHFYSLDIQNYQKVFQKITKKNSHVKQSKNNLSISYSTPNDASLLITLPYDKGWKAEQNGKKLPILKAQKGFMKIDVKKGSGTINMVFVPNGFKLGVLTSLLGFCLFLGFNKIITGKKKK; encoded by the coding sequence ATGATAACAAAATTTAAAGGTCTATATTATTACCTAATAAGTTTTCTACTTCCTTCTACTATTATGTTTTTGGTTCTACTCTCAAAAGGAATATTTTGGAATAGTAGTAAAACAATTTTAGCCAGTGATGGTTTTCATCAATATGTTATTTTTGCTCAAAATTTAAGAAATATTTTACACGGATCAGACAGTATTTTCTATACTTTTACAAGTGGTCTTGGTTTAAATTTTTATGCTTTGATGAGTTATTATCTTGGTAGCTTTCTTTCGCCTTTTTATTTCTTTTTTAATTTAAAATCAATGCCCGATGCCATCTATGTTTTTACCATAATTAAATTTGGCCTGATAGGACTGTCTACGTTCTTTTCTTTACAAGGAATTTACTCAGCTGTAAAGAAACATTATTTGATTATCTTATCATCATCATTTGCATTAATGAGTTTTTTGACCAGTCAACTTGAAATAAATACTTGGTTAGATGTTTTTATTATTATTCCAATTGTCATTTTGGGTTTACATCATCTTTTTAATAATCAATTTATTTTATACTATGTTTCGTTAACTGTACTTTTTATTCAAAATTATTATTTTGGATACATGTTCTCAATTTTCTTAGTTCTTTATGTACTAGTAGTACTCGTAAAAGAAAATGATTGGAAAAATAGAATCAAAATATTTATACATTTTTCTGTACTATCTTTCCTAGCAGCCATGTCAAGTGCTATCATGTTGTTTCCAACTCTCTTAGACTTAAAAACACATGGTGAAAAGTTGACAAAAGTGTCAACTTTAATAACTGAAAACACCTGGTTTTTTGATTTGCTATCTAAGAGTAGTATTGGGGCCTATGATACTACAAAATTTAATGCCATACCAATGATTTACGTTGGTTTATTTCCTCTCTTATTAACTTGTCTTTACTTTACTATCAAGTCAATTAATTGGAAAATAAAAATAGCATATGTCACTTTAATACTTTTTATTGTTATAAGTTATTACATTCAACCACTTGATTTATTTTGGCAGGGCATGCATTCTCCAAATATGTTTTTACATCGTTATGCATGGACAGTTCCTTTAATTCTTATCATTTTATCTTGTGAAACACTTAATCACCTAAAAGAATTAACAGTAACAAATGTATTAATAGTCTTCGTTTTCCTAAGTGCATTTATTGCAATACCGTACTTTTTTACAGAACGCTATCATTTTTTACAGTTTGATCTATTTCTACTTAGTTTATGTTTTTTAACTGCCTACGCTATTATCTTAGTTAGTTTAATTGAATTTCATTTTCCATTATCTATCCTGATAGTCTTTACAGTCATTTTTACCATTTTAGAGATAAGTTTAAATAGTTTCTACATGATTAGCGGAGTTGATAACGAATGGGTATTTCCAACTAGAAAAGGCTATTCTGAAAACTTAGAAGCTATTTCAACCTTAGTAGATGATCAAAAGAAAAAAGATAGTTCATTTTATAGAACAGAGCGAATTCTTGGACAAACTGGTAATGATAGCATGAAATATAACTATTATGGTATTTCACAATTTTCATCAATCCGAAATCGCAATTCAAGTCAAATACTTGATCGCCTTGGCTTTAAATCAGAAGGAACTAATCTCAATTTGAGATATCAAAACAATACACTCATTGCTGATAGCCTATTTGGAATAAAATATAATATAAGTGAAAATAATCTATCAAAATATGGTTTCACTAAAATAAACCAAAAAAATAACACACGACTTTATTATAATCAGTATGCAAGTCAATTAGCAATTTTGACTGATAGTATTTACAAGGATTGTCAATTTACTGTAAATACATTAGATAATCAGACTCAGTTTATTAATCAAATAGCAGGGACACATTTCCAGTATTATCAAGAAGAAATATCACACTTATTATCTGGTGCAACGAGCATTAATAATCGCGTTAACAGCCATGTCAACGATTCTTCGAAGGATACACTGATTAGTTATCAATTGGAAGTGTCTGAAAACAAACAGTTGTATTTAAGTTTACCTCAGCTTACTGTTGAAAATCCTGATGAAAAAAGTGTTATTATTCGTGTCAATGGGAAAATCCATCACTATACAACCGACAACAGTTTTAGTTTTTTTGATTTGGGTTATTTTGAAAATTCTCAACTTCTTAAAATTGATATTATTTTTCCTAAACAAAAAACAGTATCTTTTGATTTACCACATTTTTACAGTTTGGATATTCAAAATTATCAAAAAGTTTTTCAAAAAATCACTAAAAAGAATAGTCACGTCAAACAGTCGAAAAATAATTTATCCATTTCATATTCAACACCTAACGATGCTTCTTTGCTTATAACATTACCATATGATAAAGGATGGAAAGCAGAGCAAAATGGGAAAAAATTGCCTATTTTAAAAGCACAAAAAGGATTTATGAAAATTGATGTTAAAAAAGGAAGTGGAACCATCAATATGGTATTTGTTCCTAATGGTTTTAAATTAGGCGTATTAAC